A region from the Streptosporangium sp. NBC_01756 genome encodes:
- a CDS encoding aspartate-semialdehyde dehydrogenase encodes MSRKPTLALIGATGAVGTVMRDIISNRADIYGEIRLVASARSAGKVLRVRGEDVVVQEMTPEVFDGVDIAIFDVPDEVSAVWVPIAAERGAVAVDKSGTFRMNPEVPLVVPEVNPEAARNRPLGIISTPNCTTLSMMAAMGALHDEYGLRSLVVASYQAVSGAGVAGSARLYDEVEALAGDRTVGQTAGDVRKALQNKLGEAESPFPAPVAFNVVPWAGSLKDGGWASEEIKLRNESRKILGIDDLKVSATCVRVPVITTHSLAVHATFEREVTVADAHRILEAAPTVVVMDDPANGVFPTPADVVGTDPTYVGRIRQALDFPNTLDLFVCGDNLRKGAALNAAEIAELVVAELG; translated from the coding sequence ATGAGCCGCAAGCCCACCCTCGCCCTGATCGGTGCGACCGGTGCCGTCGGCACCGTCATGCGCGACATCATCTCCAACCGTGCGGACATCTACGGTGAGATCAGACTCGTCGCGTCCGCCCGGTCGGCCGGCAAGGTCCTGCGGGTCCGCGGGGAGGACGTGGTCGTCCAGGAGATGACCCCCGAGGTCTTCGACGGCGTGGACATCGCGATCTTCGACGTGCCGGACGAGGTCTCCGCGGTCTGGGTGCCGATCGCCGCCGAGCGCGGCGCGGTCGCCGTCGACAAGTCGGGCACCTTCCGGATGAACCCCGAGGTCCCCCTGGTCGTGCCGGAGGTCAACCCGGAGGCCGCGCGGAACCGGCCGCTGGGCATCATCTCCACCCCCAACTGCACCACGCTGTCGATGATGGCCGCGATGGGCGCGCTCCACGACGAGTACGGCCTGCGCTCGCTGGTGGTCGCCTCCTACCAGGCGGTCTCCGGGGCCGGTGTGGCCGGTTCGGCCCGCCTCTACGACGAGGTCGAGGCCCTCGCGGGTGACCGGACGGTCGGGCAGACCGCCGGAGACGTACGCAAGGCGCTGCAGAACAAGCTCGGCGAGGCCGAGTCGCCGTTCCCCGCACCGGTGGCGTTCAACGTCGTCCCGTGGGCGGGGTCGCTCAAGGACGGCGGCTGGGCCTCCGAGGAGATCAAGCTCCGCAACGAGTCCCGGAAGATCCTGGGGATCGACGACCTGAAGGTCTCGGCGACCTGCGTCCGTGTTCCGGTGATCACGACCCACTCGCTGGCCGTGCACGCGACCTTCGAGCGTGAGGTCACCGTCGCCGACGCCCACCGGATCCTGGAGGCCGCCCCGACCGTGGTCGTCATGGACGACCCGGCCAACGGGGTCTTCCCGACTCCGGCCGACGTCGTCGGCACCGACCCCACCTACGTGGGCCGCATCCGCCAGGCGCTCGACTTCCCGAACACCCTGGACCTGTTCGTCTGCGGGGACAACCTCCGCAAGGGGGCGGCCCTGAACGCCGCGGAGATCGCCGAACTGGTCGTGGCCGAGCTCGGGTAG
- a CDS encoding TetR family transcriptional regulator — translation METALRLFRERGYEATTMRAIAAEAGVSVGNAYYYFASKEALVQAYYDRAQAEHEAACEELLATEPSFALRLGGVLREWVRVSEPYHEFAVKFFKHAAEPSNPLSPFSAESSPARDSAIEIYRRVVEGSADRMDSELRAELPELLWLLSMGVVMFWVHDTSEGCRRTYRFIELSVPMVDRLVGLSHLPGLRGVARDFIAGVHELRA, via the coding sequence GTGGAGACGGCCCTGAGGCTGTTCCGCGAGCGCGGATACGAAGCCACCACGATGCGGGCCATCGCCGCCGAGGCGGGAGTCTCGGTGGGAAACGCCTACTACTACTTCGCCTCCAAGGAAGCCCTGGTCCAGGCGTACTACGACAGAGCGCAGGCCGAGCACGAGGCCGCCTGCGAGGAGTTGCTGGCCACCGAGCCGTCCTTCGCCCTGCGATTGGGCGGTGTGCTCCGGGAGTGGGTGCGGGTCTCCGAGCCGTATCACGAGTTCGCGGTGAAGTTCTTCAAGCACGCGGCCGAGCCGAGCAACCCGCTGAGCCCGTTCAGTGCGGAGTCGTCGCCCGCCCGGGACTCGGCGATCGAGATCTACCGCAGGGTGGTGGAGGGTTCGGCGGACCGGATGGACTCGGAGCTCAGGGCCGAGCTGCCCGAGCTGCTCTGGCTGCTGTCGATGGGGGTCGTGATGTTCTGGGTGCACGACACCTCGGAAGGATGCCGGCGGACCTACCGGTTCATCGAACTCAGCGTGCCGATGGTGGACCGGCTGGTCGGACTCTCCCATCTGCCGGGCCTGCGCGGCGTCGCCCGCGACTTCATCGCGGGGGTTCACGAACTTCGGGCGTGA
- a CDS encoding aspartate kinase, whose product MALVVQKYGGSSVADASCIKRVAQRIVATKKAGNDVVVIVSAMGDTTDELLDLAQQVSPLPPGRELDMLLTSGERISMALLAMAIANLGQEARSFTGSQAGVITDSSHGRARIIDVTPGRIQGALDSGQIAIVAGFQGVSQDTKDITTLGRGGSDTTAVALAAALNADVCEIYTDVDGIFTADPRIVPVARKIPKISYEEMMEMAACGAKILHLRCVEYARRFNVPIHVRSSFSTKEGTWVISDPDSEGTEMEQPIISGVAHDRSEAKITVVGVPDKVGEAATIFKTLADAEVNIDMIVQNVSAAATGRTDISFTLPTTDGSTALTALKKIQEDIGFESLLFDDQIGKVSLIGAGMRSHPGVTATFFAAIADAGVNIEMISTSEIRISVIVGQDDVDSAVTAAHHAFNLDADQVEAVIYGGTGR is encoded by the coding sequence GTGGCGCTCGTTGTTCAGAAGTACGGTGGTTCGTCCGTCGCCGACGCGTCCTGCATCAAGCGGGTCGCCCAGCGGATCGTCGCGACGAAAAAAGCCGGCAACGACGTCGTGGTGATCGTCTCGGCGATGGGCGACACCACCGACGAGTTGCTGGACCTCGCCCAGCAGGTCTCGCCGCTCCCCCCGGGGCGGGAGCTCGACATGCTGCTCACCTCCGGTGAGCGCATCTCGATGGCGTTGCTGGCGATGGCGATCGCCAACCTGGGGCAGGAGGCGCGTTCGTTCACCGGTTCCCAGGCCGGAGTGATCACCGACTCGTCCCACGGCCGCGCCCGCATCATCGACGTGACGCCCGGCCGGATCCAGGGCGCGCTCGACAGCGGTCAGATCGCGATCGTGGCCGGCTTCCAGGGCGTCTCCCAGGACACCAAGGACATCACCACACTCGGGCGGGGCGGCTCGGACACGACCGCCGTCGCGCTGGCCGCCGCCCTGAACGCCGACGTGTGTGAGATCTACACCGACGTGGACGGCATCTTCACGGCCGATCCCCGCATCGTCCCCGTCGCCCGTAAGATCCCCAAGATCTCCTATGAGGAGATGATGGAGATGGCGGCCTGCGGCGCGAAGATCCTGCATCTGCGCTGCGTGGAGTACGCTCGCCGTTTCAACGTGCCGATCCACGTCAGAAGCTCGTTCAGCACCAAGGAAGGCACGTGGGTCATCTCCGACCCCGACAGTGAAGGAACAGAGATGGAGCAGCCCATCATCTCCGGCGTCGCACACGACCGGAGCGAGGCCAAGATCACCGTTGTCGGGGTGCCCGACAAGGTCGGCGAGGCTGCCACGATCTTCAAAACGCTGGCCGACGCCGAAGTCAACATCGACATGATCGTGCAGAACGTGTCGGCGGCGGCGACCGGCCGGACGGACATCTCCTTCACGCTGCCCACGACCGACGGTTCCACGGCGCTCACCGCACTGAAGAAGATCCAGGAGGACATCGGCTTCGAGTCGCTGCTCTTCGACGACCAGATCGGGAAGGTGTCGCTGATCGGCGCGGGCATGCGCTCGCACCCCGGCGTCACCGCGACGTTCTTCGCCGCCATCGCCGACGCGGGGGTGAACATCGAGATGATCTCCACCTCGGAGATCCGCATCTCGGTGATCGTCGGGCAGGACGACGTGGACTCGGCGGTCACCGCCGCGCACCACGCGTTCAACCTCGACGCCGACCAGGTTGAAGCTGTGATCTACGGAGGTACTGGCCGATGA